One Conger conger chromosome 18, fConCon1.1, whole genome shotgun sequence DNA window includes the following coding sequences:
- the LOC133117932 gene encoding neuronal vesicle trafficking-associated protein 1-like, with translation MVKLGSNLTGKAEREEAWRAAGEQPGEDGFDNIPLLAPLDVTQLQPPFPDKVIVKTTTEYQLQQKKKKLYVPGIKKLNINLYDEVSEKVKLTGLILITMAFLACLLLLVMYKALWYEQLSCPEGFVFKHKHCSPAALEMYFSQQAPGPRGSSLYTAISHLSQAKRTLPELLPSSWLPVITALKDQPGRPRQ, from the exons ATGGTGAAGCTGGGAAGCAATCTGACGGGGaaggcggagagagaggaggcgtgGAGAGCGGCCGGAGAGCAGCCGGGGGAAGACGGCTTCGACAACATCCCGCTGCTCGCACCACTGGACGTCACTCAGCTGCAGCCCCCGTTCCCAGATAAG GTGATCGTGAAGACAACCACGGAGTACCAGctgcagcagaagaagaagaagttgtATGTTCCCGGAATCAAGAAGCTCAACATCAATCTCTACGACGAGGTGTCGGAGAAAGTGAAG CTCACAGGCCTGATACTGATCACCATGGCGTTTCTGGCCTGCCTGCTGCTTCTGGTCATGTACAAAGCTCTATGGTACGAGCAGCTCAGCTGCCCTGAGGGATTCGTGTTCAAG cacaaGCACTGCTCCCCCGCAGCGCTGGAGATGTATTTCTCCCAGCAGGCCCCGGGGCCGCGCGGGAGCAGCCTGTACACGGCCATCAGCCACCTCAGCCAGGCCAAGCGCACGCTGCCCGAGCTGCTGCCCTCGTCATGGCTGCCCGTCATCACCGCCCTCAAGGACCAGCCCGGCCGACCCCGCCAGTAA